One window of the Salvia miltiorrhiza cultivar Shanhuang (shh) chromosome 6, IMPLAD_Smil_shh, whole genome shotgun sequence genome contains the following:
- the LOC130990529 gene encoding uncharacterized protein LOC130990529, with amino-acid sequence MGMVKEGKWVWEFGWKRIFNNVEFVEFVDLWLCLCRVFIRPGLADSIAWNSSRSEIFTTKEMYTILHNSRQSMETTPNALKDIWHKCIPCKVSSFVWKALQDRIPTRENLLKRRIFLENNCYSCPLCPALFESTDHILISCAYSNQVWKAIYKWLNFSYIPQSSILDHFCEFVEKGGNKVGKAICTMIWQCACWKIWKFRNAKVFKDESSNSSRTVDEIIFCTWRWLKAKNPNHFYYSSFEWMMDPVSCFPTKIA; translated from the coding sequence ATGGGTATGGTGAAAGAAGGGAAGTGGGTCTGGGAGTTTGGGTGGAAAAGAATATTTAACAATGTTGAGTTTGTAGAATTTGTGGATTTGTGGCTTTGTTTGTGCAGGGTGTTTATTCGACCTGGCTTGGCTGATTCTATTGCTTGGAATAGCTCGCGGTCAGAAATCTTCACAACAAAAGAGATGTACACAATCCTTCACAATAGCCGGCAATCCATGGAGACCACCCCGAATGCTCTTAAGGACATATGGCATAAATGCATTCCCTGCAAAGTGTCCTCCTTTGTTTGGAAAGCTCTTCAAGATAGAATTCCAACGAGAGAGAACCTGTTGAAGAGAAGAATTTTTCTCGAGAATAATTGTTACAGCTGTCCCCTTTGCCCTGCTCTCTTTGAGTCTACTGACCATATTCTGATCTCGTGCGCTTACTCGAACCAGGTTTGGAAGGCCATCTATAAATGGCTGAATTTCAGCTATATCCCCCAGTCATCTATCTTGGATCACTTCTGTGAATTTGTTGAGAAAGGAGGGAATAAGGTTGGAAAAGCAATTTGCACCATGATTTGGCAATGTGCTTGTTGGAAGATTTGGAAATTCAGAAATGCCAAAGTGTTCAAAGATGAAAGCTCTAATAGTTCTAGAACGGTGGATGAAATCATTTTCTGCACGTGGAGATGGTTAAAAGCCAAGAATCcaaatcatttttattactcTTCCTTTGAGTGGATGATGGATCCTGTTAGCTGCTTTCCGACAAAAATTGCTTGA